In one Natronosalvus amylolyticus genomic region, the following are encoded:
- a CDS encoding MATE family efflux transporter has protein sequence MSDDSGDSRVPKDEGNPEEESDTVNHGAESDSDTDTRDSITEGSLVRPLFHLAWPIVVIQLLQVTYNVVDTLYLGRLSAEAVGAISLAFPLIFLLIAVAGGFTTAGAILVAQYTGAEGDRSAGLVAGQTLSFVAILSVFIAVGGYFYTRPALELLPSDPDTAATVIPLAADYMEIIFLGIPLMFGFFVFSALMRGYGDTRTPMVVMIVSVVLNVVLDPFLIFGFSNNPLFVWLGLEGLEATLHAGVSFDGYGIQGAALATILARGVATGLGIWLLFATDRGPDVTVSHLWPDFEFIEDIVRLGVPSTVEQTTSAMAMITLTAMVVTFSPPVVAAYGLGNRLISLVFLPAMGLGRAIDTMVGQNLGADRADRAARSVWLAASTGAGVMLVVAVIAVAFTEPIVSVFLGDVPDAPATIAYGVEYVRIRSVEFAFIGVSQVILGAFRGAGNTKTAMVISMLTLWIGRVGSVLVLAFSWSVTVPGVGLTLSTFGLGATGVWIGMALGNVLGAIVGVAWFTRGTWKEKYIEEDPLEDETVGESDLEAAAVEE, from the coding sequence GTGAGCGACGATTCGGGCGACTCGAGAGTGCCAAAGGACGAGGGCAACCCAGAGGAGGAGAGCGACACTGTCAATCATGGGGCCGAGAGTGACTCCGATACTGATACGCGCGATTCGATCACGGAAGGCAGCCTGGTTCGTCCGCTCTTTCATCTCGCCTGGCCGATCGTCGTTATTCAGCTGTTGCAGGTAACGTACAACGTCGTCGACACGCTGTATCTCGGCCGCCTATCGGCTGAAGCCGTCGGCGCGATCAGCCTCGCCTTTCCCCTGATTTTTCTCCTGATAGCCGTGGCAGGCGGATTTACGACGGCCGGCGCAATCTTAGTCGCCCAGTACACCGGTGCCGAAGGCGATCGCTCGGCGGGACTGGTCGCCGGTCAGACGCTCTCGTTCGTCGCCATCCTCTCGGTGTTTATCGCCGTCGGAGGCTACTTTTACACCCGGCCAGCCCTCGAGTTGCTCCCGAGCGACCCAGACACGGCCGCGACCGTCATCCCGCTGGCGGCCGACTACATGGAGATTATCTTTCTCGGCATCCCCCTGATGTTCGGCTTTTTCGTCTTTTCAGCGCTGATGCGCGGCTACGGCGACACCCGCACCCCTATGGTCGTCATGATCGTCTCGGTCGTGCTCAACGTCGTTCTCGACCCGTTCCTCATCTTCGGCTTTTCGAACAATCCGCTGTTCGTCTGGCTCGGCCTCGAGGGACTCGAGGCAACCCTCCACGCTGGAGTGAGCTTCGACGGCTACGGTATCCAGGGAGCTGCACTGGCGACTATCCTCGCTCGAGGGGTTGCAACGGGGCTCGGCATCTGGCTGCTGTTCGCGACTGACCGTGGGCCCGACGTCACGGTTTCGCATCTGTGGCCCGATTTCGAGTTTATCGAGGATATCGTTCGCCTCGGCGTTCCGAGCACCGTCGAACAGACCACGAGCGCGATGGCGATGATCACCCTGACGGCGATGGTAGTTACGTTCTCCCCGCCCGTCGTCGCCGCCTACGGCCTCGGCAATCGCCTGATATCGCTCGTGTTCTTACCCGCGATGGGGCTGGGGCGGGCTATCGATACGATGGTTGGCCAGAACCTGGGTGCCGACCGGGCCGACCGTGCCGCGCGGTCGGTCTGGCTGGCCGCCTCGACCGGAGCGGGCGTCATGCTCGTCGTCGCGGTCATCGCCGTCGCCTTCACCGAGCCCATCGTGAGCGTCTTCCTCGGGGACGTCCCCGACGCGCCGGCGACCATCGCCTACGGGGTCGAGTACGTCAGGATTCGGTCGGTCGAGTTCGCCTTTATCGGCGTCTCCCAGGTGATACTGGGTGCGTTCCGCGGCGCTGGAAACACGAAGACGGCGATGGTCATCTCGATGCTCACCCTCTGGATCGGTCGCGTCGGGAGCGTGCTCGTATTGGCCTTCTCCTGGTCGGTCACGGTACCCGGCGTGGGCCTCACGCTGTCGACGTTCGGCCTAGGCGCGACCGGCGTCTGGATCGGGATGGCGCTGGGGAACGTCCTCGGCGCCATCGTCGGCGTCGCCTGGTTCACCCGCGGCACCTGGAAAGAGAAGTACATTGAGGAGGACCCACTCGAGGACGAAACCGTCGGTGAGTCCGACCTCGAGGCCGCGGCCGTCGAAGAGTAA